A region of the Calditerricola satsumensis genome:
CTCCGGCGCTGCGGGCGGCGTTGGCCCACTTTCGGCCGCGCCTTGCCTCGGGAGAAGCGCGGGGGTTTGCCGCGCTCCCGCCCGCGTCGGAAAAGAACGCCGCCGGCCGCGCGTCCGACGGGGGATTGCTTCGTGACTACGTCTTTTGAGCATGTGTCTGTTGAACTGCGTCCCGGAACCGTCGTTTGCGGCCGTTGGCACGGCAACGCGTACCGCATCGAACGCGTTGCCGGCCGAGGGGCAACGGCGACGGTGTACGCGGCCTGGGGGCCGATGGGCCGTGTGGCGCTAAAGGTGGCCGCCGACGAGGCCTGCGTGCTGGTGGAAGCGGTCACGTTGCGGGACCTCGAGGCCCGAGGGGCAGCCCTTGGGCCTTTTCTGCGTGACGTCGACGAAGCCGACATCGGGGGCCGACCGGTGCTGTTTCTCGCCCTCGACTGGGTGGAGGGCGTGCCCCTCAACCGCTTTTCCTTTGGGCGTCGGCCGGAGGTAGCGGCGGCGGTGTTGGAGCAGATTCTGGATGTCCTGGAGCGGTTGCATGCCGCCGGGCTTGTCTTCGGCGATCTGAAACCGGCTAACGTCCTCGTGGCACCGGGATCGCCGCCGCGCGCGGGGGTGGTCGACTTTGGCGGCGTGACCCCCCAGGGCCGGCTCGTGCGCGCCCACAGCGAATTGTACGACCGGGCCGCGTGGGGCGCCGGCGGCCGCACGGCGGACCCCGCGTACGATCTGTTTGCCGCGGCGCTCACGTTCCTGGCCGCCGTCATCGGGGAAGCGCGCCTGGCCGCTTTTTTCAACCGGAAGCGGTCGGTGGCGGCGCTTTGTGATATAATACGGGCGGATTCGCGACTGGCACCGTATCGGCCGGTTCTGGAGCCGGCGCTCCATGGGCGGTGGGCAAGCGCGGGAGCGATGCGCCGCGCGCTGGCTGCGGCGTCCGACGCGGGCTTAAGCGCCGTCCCGCCGCGCGATCGTTTGACGGCGGGTCTGGTCGGCGCGTGTGCCGTCGCGGTGGCGTGGTTTTTGCTCGCGAGCGCAGCGTGGTGGGAGAGGCAGTGATGCAGCGATGGACGCGACGCCGCACGGGATCCCGTCTCCCCCTTCCTCCGACGACATCTTGGATCTGTGCTTGTTCGCCGGGGCCCTCGTGTTGAAAAACGGCGGGGAGACGTATCGCGCCGAAGAGACGATGGTGCGCATGGCCATGGCCTCCGGCGTGCAGGAGGCGCACGGCTTTGCCACCCCGACGGGCGTGTTCCTATCGTGCGTGACGGCCGAAGGGGTCAAGACGCGCGTGCAGCGCATTGCGGCGCGCACCGTGGACTTGAGCAAAGTGGCGGCGGTCAACGAGATCTCCCGCTGCTACGTGGACGGACGTATGACGGCCGCGGAAGCGTTTCGGCAGCTCAAGCGGGTTGAGACGGCGCCCTTTCCGTACGGCGACGGGCTGGCGCACCTGGCCGCCGGCGCCACCAGCGCCAGCTTTGCCCTGCTGTTTGGCGGGTCGTGGCCGGATTTCGGGCCGGCCTTTGCCGCCGGTCTCGTGGCCAATGTGGCCCTCAAGCTGGTGGAGCGCCTCTTTGCCATGCGCTTTGTGGCCGAAGCGGTGGCCGCCTTCTTCAGCGCTCTGACCACCGTGCTCGCCTTCGCCGCGGGGTGGGGGGCCGACCGGGACGCCATCCTCATCGGCGCGCTCATGCCCTTTGTTCCCGGTGTGGCCCTCACCAATGCCGTGCGCGATGTGATGGCCGGTGATCTGGTGTCGGGGCTGGCGCGCGGCGCAGAGGCGGCGCTCACCGCCCTCGCGGTGGCGGCGGGCGTGGCGCTCCTGTTGGGACTGGTGGCCGAATGAAGCGTGTACGGTCTGGAGGCGACGGCGTGTGACCGGGGCTGTGGAGGGGTTGCTCAGTTTTGTGGCGGCCGCGTCCTTCGGCATGCTGTTTGGCGTCCCGCGCGCCGAACTGGTGTGGGGCGGGCTGGTCGGGGCGGCGGGCTGGCTCGTGTACCGGGGCCTGATGGCGATGGGGATGGGCTTGCTCGGGGCGATCTTTGCCGCGTCCTTTCTCGTTGCCGCCCTCAGCCAGCTCCTGGCCGTGCGCCGGCGCGTGCCGGTCACCTTGTTTGTCGTTCCGGGCATCATTCCCCTCGTTCCGGGCGGGCTGGCGTACCGGACGATGCTGGCCTTTTTCCACGGCGAGTATGCGGGAGGCTTGGCGGTAGGCGCGCAGACCCTGCTGTCCGCCGGCGCCATTGCCGCCGGGCTTTCGCTGTGGACGGCGCTGTTTGCCGCGTTTCGGAGGAGGGGGCCCCATGCGCGAACGCGTGCGTGAGACGATTCGCCGCTACCGGCTCCTCGAGCGCGGAGACGGCGTGGTGATTGGCGTGTCGGGCGGTCCCGACTCGATGGCCTTGCTCCATGTGCTCCTTGCGTTGCGCGACGAATACGACCTGTCCCTTACCGCGGTCCATGTCCATCACCAACTGCGCGGCGCGGAGGCGGATGCCGACGCGGCCTTCGTTGCGGACTGGTGCCGCGCCCACGGCGTGCCCTGCCGCGTCGTGCGCGTCGACGTGCGCGCGCATGCCGCCAAACACCGCCTGGGCCTGCAGGTGGCCGCACGCCAGTTGCGCTACGCGGCCCTGCGGGAAGCCGCCGAGGAGGCGGGAGCGGGGAAGATCGCCCTGGGGCATCACGCCGACGACCAGGTGGAGAC
Encoded here:
- a CDS encoding threonine/serine exporter family protein; the protein is MTGAVEGLLSFVAAASFGMLFGVPRAELVWGGLVGAAGWLVYRGLMAMGMGLLGAIFAASFLVAALSQLLAVRRRVPVTLFVVPGIIPLVPGGLAYRTMLAFFHGEYAGGLAVGAQTLLSAGAIAAGLSLWTALFAAFRRRGPHARTRA
- a CDS encoding threonine/serine exporter family protein encodes the protein MDATPHGIPSPPSSDDILDLCLFAGALVLKNGGETYRAEETMVRMAMASGVQEAHGFATPTGVFLSCVTAEGVKTRVQRIAARTVDLSKVAAVNEISRCYVDGRMTAAEAFRQLKRVETAPFPYGDGLAHLAAGATSASFALLFGGSWPDFGPAFAAGLVANVALKLVERLFAMRFVAEAVAAFFSALTTVLAFAAGWGADRDAILIGALMPFVPGVALTNAVRDVMAGDLVSGLARGAEAALTALAVAAGVALLLGLVAE
- a CDS encoding protein kinase family protein, whose product is MTTSFEHVSVELRPGTVVCGRWHGNAYRIERVAGRGATATVYAAWGPMGRVALKVAADEACVLVEAVTLRDLEARGAALGPFLRDVDEADIGGRPVLFLALDWVEGVPLNRFSFGRRPEVAAAVLEQILDVLERLHAAGLVFGDLKPANVLVAPGSPPRAGVVDFGGVTPQGRLVRAHSELYDRAAWGAGGRTADPAYDLFAAALTFLAAVIGEARLAAFFNRKRSVAALCDIIRADSRLAPYRPVLEPALHGRWASAGAMRRALAAASDAGLSAVPPRDRLTAGLVGACAVAVAWFLLASAAWWERQ